In the genome of Terribacillus sp. FSL K6-0262, one region contains:
- a CDS encoding carbonic anhydrase, with amino-acid sequence MLLDEILVHNQKFVENKEYAKYETDKFPSRKAVILTCMDARLLELLPKALNLKNGDAKMIQNAGAMLVDTSDSAMKSILVAIHALKGEEVFVIGHKDCGMHHLHGSDMLKQIGQQGGDVETYLRQSSSEDIANTWFDGFNSVEESVENSASLIANHPLLPKQVPVHALVIDPATGELTVVRNGYEKTN; translated from the coding sequence ATGTTATTAGATGAGATCTTGGTTCATAACCAAAAATTCGTAGAAAATAAAGAATACGCAAAATATGAAACAGATAAGTTCCCATCCAGGAAAGCTGTCATTCTAACTTGTATGGATGCCCGCTTGCTTGAACTGCTTCCAAAAGCGCTCAACCTCAAAAATGGCGATGCAAAAATGATCCAAAACGCAGGTGCGATGCTCGTCGACACTTCCGATAGTGCGATGAAAAGTATCTTAGTGGCGATCCACGCCTTGAAAGGTGAAGAAGTATTCGTAATCGGTCACAAAGACTGTGGCATGCATCATCTGCATGGTTCCGATATGCTGAAACAAATCGGCCAGCAAGGCGGGGATGTCGAAACATATCTGCGTCAATCATCCAGTGAGGATATTGCCAATACATGGTTTGATGGATTCAACAGTGTAGAGGAATCAGTGGAAAACAGTGCATCGCTGATCGCGAATCATCCTTTGCTGCCAAAACAAGTACCCGTCCATGCCCTTGTAATCGATCCGGCAACTGGTGAATTGACTGTCGTTCGTAACGGATACGAAAAAACCAACTGA
- a CDS encoding undecaprenyldiphospho-muramoylpentapeptide beta-N-acetylglucosaminyltransferase, whose amino-acid sequence MKEKRILFTGGGTAGHVIVNVALIPVFRQEGWKIDYIGSKNGIERDLIESIEGVTYHSISTGKLRRYMSKENFKDPFKVMKGTLQAYRIMGKVKPDVIFSKGGFVSVPVLFASWLRHIPAVIHESDITPGLANKLAMPFAKKIVTTFAETVSHVSAKKAEWVGAVVRDELIQGNRRVGLENLGFSPDKAVLLIMGGSGGSQVINEAVRSSLDTLLQEFQIIHICGKNQLDETIKRDGYVQFEYVNEGLNDLFAASDFVLSRAGSNAIFEFLALRKPMLLVPLSRKASRGDQLLNASSFKKQGYADVLEEEDLTSASLIQHLQDLKEHKNEILRSMSHYESQEAKQRVIEIIKEHAKKTN is encoded by the coding sequence ATGAAGGAAAAACGGATTCTATTTACGGGGGGCGGCACGGCCGGCCATGTAATCGTGAACGTGGCCCTGATTCCTGTATTCAGACAGGAAGGGTGGAAAATCGATTACATTGGTTCAAAGAATGGAATAGAGCGTGACCTGATTGAGTCGATAGAAGGCGTGACATATCACAGCATTTCCACCGGGAAATTAAGACGTTATATGTCCAAGGAGAACTTCAAGGATCCTTTCAAAGTGATGAAAGGAACACTGCAGGCATATCGAATCATGGGAAAAGTGAAACCGGATGTCATTTTCTCCAAAGGCGGATTCGTTTCGGTTCCGGTATTATTTGCGTCCTGGCTGCGTCATATTCCGGCTGTCATTCATGAATCGGATATTACACCTGGATTGGCGAATAAGCTTGCGATGCCATTCGCGAAGAAAATCGTGACGACATTTGCTGAAACAGTATCCCATGTCTCTGCCAAAAAAGCGGAATGGGTCGGAGCAGTCGTCCGGGATGAATTGATTCAAGGTAATCGGAGAGTGGGTTTGGAGAATCTCGGCTTTTCACCTGATAAGGCTGTTTTGTTGATCATGGGAGGCAGCGGAGGATCCCAAGTGATCAATGAGGCGGTCCGCTCCAGCTTGGACACACTGCTGCAGGAATTCCAGATTATCCACATCTGCGGAAAGAATCAACTGGATGAAACAATCAAGAGAGATGGCTATGTGCAATTTGAATATGTGAACGAAGGTTTGAACGATTTGTTCGCAGCCTCTGATTTCGTCTTGTCACGTGCGGGTTCGAATGCTATCTTTGAATTTTTGGCACTCCGTAAGCCGATGCTTTTGGTGCCATTATCCCGGAAAGCAAGCCGGGGAGATCAGCTGCTTAATGCAAGCTCCTTCAAGAAACAAGGCTATGCCGATGTTTTGGAAGAAGAGGATTTGACAAGTGCTTCCTTGATTCAGCATTTACAGGATCTCAAGGAGCATAAAAACGAAATATTGCGCAGCATGAGTCATTATGAGAGCCAAGAAGCGAAACAACGAGTAATTGAAATCATAAAAGAACACGCAAAAAAAACCAACTGA
- the yhbH gene encoding sporulation protein YhbH produces MSDSNHFAVSEEDWSLHRKGYDDQKRHQEKVQEVLKNKLPDLITEENIIMSNGKDLIKIPIRSLDEYKIRYSQDKNKHAGQGKGDSKVGDVLGRAGGQQKEPGKGPGEAGDQPGQDYYEAEVSFEELEENFYSQLELPNLEQKDEQQMIVTDIAFHDIRKTGLIGNIDKKRTMLEAFKRNALSGSASFAPIYPEDVRYKTWDTIEKPDSKAVVLAMLDTSGSMGNWEKYVARSFFFWMTRFLRTKYETVDIEFIAHHTEANVVDEESFFSKGESGGTICSSAYKKALQLIDEKYPPSAYNIYPFHFSDGDNLTSDNSRCVGLINQLLEKSSMFGYGEVNQYNRHSTLMQIFRKMDHPKFRYYVLRKKTDVFYAMQRFFSNEETEVSV; encoded by the coding sequence ATGAGTGATTCCAATCATTTTGCAGTGTCGGAAGAAGACTGGTCCCTCCATCGAAAAGGATATGATGATCAAAAGCGGCATCAGGAGAAGGTCCAGGAAGTATTGAAGAACAAATTGCCCGATTTGATCACAGAAGAAAATATTATCATGTCAAATGGGAAGGATCTGATCAAAATACCGATCAGGTCATTGGATGAATACAAAATCCGTTATAGCCAAGACAAGAACAAACATGCCGGTCAAGGAAAAGGCGACAGTAAAGTAGGAGATGTGCTGGGACGTGCCGGCGGTCAGCAAAAGGAACCTGGCAAGGGACCAGGTGAAGCAGGAGATCAGCCTGGTCAGGATTATTATGAAGCGGAAGTATCTTTTGAGGAATTGGAAGAGAATTTTTACAGCCAGCTGGAGCTGCCGAATCTGGAACAAAAAGATGAACAGCAGATGATCGTGACGGATATTGCCTTTCACGACATCCGCAAGACAGGTCTTATCGGTAATATCGACAAAAAAAGGACGATGCTGGAAGCATTCAAGCGCAATGCGCTAAGCGGGAGTGCTTCATTTGCTCCGATTTATCCGGAAGATGTCCGCTATAAGACTTGGGACACGATTGAAAAGCCTGATTCGAAGGCTGTCGTCCTCGCTATGCTTGATACGAGCGGCAGCATGGGGAATTGGGAAAAATACGTGGCAAGAAGCTTCTTCTTTTGGATGACACGTTTCCTCCGGACCAAATATGAAACGGTGGATATTGAGTTCATAGCCCATCATACCGAGGCTAATGTCGTTGACGAGGAGTCCTTCTTCTCGAAAGGGGAAAGCGGCGGGACCATCTGCTCCTCAGCTTATAAGAAAGCATTGCAGTTGATAGATGAAAAGTACCCGCCATCGGCATATAATATATACCCTTTCCATTTTTCGGACGGGGATAATCTCACTTCCGATAATAGCCGCTGCGTCGGTCTCATCAATCAGCTGCTTGAAAAATCAAGTATGTTCGGATATGGGGAAGTGAATCAATATAATCGCCATTCCACATTGATGCAAATATTCCGGAAGATGGACCATCCCAAATTCAGATATTATGTCCTGCGTAAGAAAACAGATGTATTCTATGCCATGCAGCGCTTCTTTTCGAACGAGGAAACAGAAGTTTCAGTCTGA